In Flavobacterium sp. WV_118_3, one DNA window encodes the following:
- a CDS encoding FG-GAP-like repeat-containing protein encodes MVKKFTPFLLLCALCTFIQAVSQTPPDGIPVPGIIPVVNKNTPDPIGNNRLSSQDRQSITPSAPTGNSSEAGITEGNLTVSLSGAANYTIPIEVLPGIKGIVPQISLSYDSQSGNNIAGYGWSVSGLSSITRIPSTKYHDGIPDPVDFDNLDRFALDGQRLRIKNGTSGTYGANGTVYETENFSTTKVTSFGVSPLGAIYGPQYFLVEYPDGSKAQYGNHLESRSELKWSIDYWENPQGIRINYSYAKFLNISRIMRISYGAIGANKGCNTIYFHYKKRNRYENAYIGGIPFTEAYILSYIQVHPTNAFNSHYRKYSLTHDSNSLGYERLTRITESSACEGTVKSRNPTVFTYDDTPDTLFYNPIATNLSANNISYKNAATVTGDFNGDGKTDIILYPTFGSDARKKYWLFTNFQENQYNIGSEIPVPESFDEIVPVSWLGGSSSYGYKLMQTQAWTLIKTNPSDNTTTFSTYAAGTASPVYFQDRKSYQFPKFSFRYDKKPCAIGLKGPELIIFNHTANAIPTEITKEIPKTYLSGDFNGDGLTDLIAVDKSVPYSYRQGCNSYNNQRPGGQSYFINLDKRIPSGFVNNAGQLTITNYSIIRVVDYNGDGKSDILVFDSGKVTVYTLNNNNLLIQLCTYADSSINLNYPILMGDYNGDGKADFILPTGSGHNFVKYSSTGISFSKSKHHYSIPYHPSTQENDCSFVRHIIPTDFNLDGKTDLIYVENFGCSNSGKASITVQYYKNTSTNFAPAGSASTPASSTVDRYSLPAFISFDKINNSQDISFIAKNNIFNFKAAKSNAKDTTLNSITLGNGVQDRITYHPLIAPDTNTFDLVYNDSPNIENYPNADISNAPSISVVSRLERRSKNEYKKQDYKYCGAVYNVEGLGFLGFRSTMSTNWYNDPNEIISTISKFDISRRGALSESYTVTGLAIPSVHFTPTSFISKSIITYSATLLSNKVFKIKTDTSTTINSLKGTTTEVSASYDDFQNLLTHTTVDKQGNTVDKKTVVTFDYFNQPQGTPYSIGRPTKKNTETYGSDQMNTEEIYAYNANNLLSEIKTKGHNTDYVTTRYEYDTFGNVTKNTLTANGITPRISSMEYDPGGRFITKSTSIEGLNTIYTYNNHSGLLLTVTTPDGRTVAHEYDLWGRKTKITDYFSTVFSYSNVDEKTRVTVSGDDGSYRESLLDDLGRLIKSGVKNIDGSISYTDFVYDILGRKIKSSEPYIGSAPSQWNEVTFDPYDRLVKSIAATGKTQTITYSGLTTRVYDGLKTESITKNAANNVISKTDDISSNNAINQQYFANGGLKQVNYGDSSITIEQDGWGRKTQLKDPSAGTYQYSYNSLGAITKETTPNGVIDYTYDQFGRLETKQISSTDSDVPYAYYMYNPDGTLASKNTDNASVDGDQVTEVYEYDTFKRPKKIIYVTATSEFVKELTYDSFGRVEKEKLTATSLTNNKTSTKTFKYTYKNGYVYQIMDDATSQVLWSTNNVNQRGQTINGSFGNGLTQVNTYDSFGFPSVFETKNTSGSLFNFTTTFDPIRENLSSRTNSLFNTTEPFEYDNQDRLVKWNKELVTLHNNDFSSGTAEFGTQLGAVVTNQNGQLKVTATQGYAGVIKTIVTQAKIGDKFSIKVKVDKGTTNKVRVLVVESDPASGLWNESFKGYAQNGILEFEHTVTQYPYITLNIDKDGTGNDIGTATVFHIDDLWVGKQLIEKQHYDDRGRITENNLGQYNYTDVNKTYQNTSIDLNTEDTSYYQSREGIFNDGMEAQKGWEHLLKYGGVPSGYPIYDDSKAKSGKYSLKIHSPGYILTAHSLNWIPIDNPNSVSYTFSGWIYSDGPASRILLFMNSETETGYYTIVADQYTEVTNQWVYLERTIQVPSYIKKLSIRVDNNGGGNVWFDDIRIRKTDNPKTDLRQLDIQYDVFRKPRTITETGIEKIDFKYNDSHYRTSMFYGGLQTDIKQRQFRKDYSFDGSTEITTNQATGESSFVFFVGGDAYSAPAIVKDNGTTAEYLYLHRDYQGSILAITNQAGAVVEKRLFDPWGNIVKIQDGQSRNLVGLTVLDRGYTGHEHLQSVGIINMNGRLYDPKLRRFLSSDNHIQDLYNTQNYNRYGYCLNNPLKYVDYSGEIYGNEHNHPEGLSSGGQIGIGSLIQLTVYNYDQWRIKDWSNQVFSARNYNNAVNGVTNFIDSGVGFFKSLFGGSPKTQAQPIATPQFSNYQSTTGWQEKGFLGGVKYGGDGSGSFMDYLHKFVYLTDQLNPIALAWDGLSGYITGEDRYGNALSGAESGVKLVSAIPIAEAEMLAANALSKVTARVSTGFISKSIAKAGGNVAAKGEKELFNFSARAAGHMAEKGRAVPIQILERAIRGSKGVADPRGSRALMHTTEMWKNGKIYNLEVLYDKTTNSIWHFKYCPK; translated from the coding sequence ATGGTCAAAAAATTCACGCCGTTTCTTCTTTTATGCGCCTTATGTACCTTTATCCAGGCCGTATCACAAACTCCTCCCGATGGGATACCTGTACCGGGAATTATTCCTGTAGTAAATAAAAACACACCCGATCCGATCGGCAACAACCGATTATCAAGTCAGGACAGACAATCGATAACGCCTAGTGCTCCCACCGGAAATTCTTCCGAAGCAGGCATCACCGAAGGAAATCTAACCGTTTCGCTATCCGGAGCCGCCAACTATACGATCCCTATCGAAGTTTTACCCGGTATAAAAGGTATCGTTCCCCAAATCAGTTTGTCGTACGACAGTCAGAGTGGGAATAATATCGCCGGTTATGGCTGGTCCGTTTCCGGACTCTCTTCCATTACCCGAATTCCATCCACCAAATATCATGACGGTATCCCTGATCCTGTCGACTTTGACAATTTGGATCGTTTTGCACTGGATGGCCAGCGGTTACGGATTAAAAATGGGACTTCCGGCACTTATGGAGCAAATGGAACGGTATATGAAACTGAAAATTTTTCGACTACAAAAGTGACCTCTTTTGGTGTTTCGCCATTAGGTGCTATCTATGGTCCTCAGTATTTTCTGGTAGAATACCCTGACGGTTCCAAGGCTCAATATGGCAACCACCTCGAATCGCGATCGGAACTAAAATGGTCTATCGACTATTGGGAAAACCCTCAGGGTATTCGTATCAACTATTCCTACGCCAAGTTTTTAAACATTTCCCGAATCATGAGGATAAGCTATGGTGCTATTGGTGCCAATAAAGGTTGCAATACGATATATTTCCATTATAAAAAGAGAAATCGTTACGAAAATGCCTATATCGGAGGAATTCCTTTTACAGAGGCCTATATTCTAAGTTATATACAGGTACACCCAACCAATGCTTTTAATTCTCACTACAGAAAATATAGCTTAACGCATGACAGCAACTCATTAGGTTATGAAAGACTAACCCGTATTACAGAATCCTCAGCATGCGAAGGCACTGTTAAAAGTCGGAATCCTACGGTTTTCACCTATGACGACACACCGGATACACTTTTTTACAATCCCATTGCAACCAACTTATCGGCAAACAATATATCCTATAAAAATGCCGCAACCGTTACCGGAGATTTTAATGGTGATGGAAAAACGGATATTATTTTGTATCCTACTTTCGGATCGGATGCCCGAAAAAAATACTGGCTGTTTACCAACTTTCAGGAAAACCAGTATAACATCGGATCGGAAATACCCGTACCCGAATCTTTCGATGAAATCGTCCCCGTTTCATGGCTGGGCGGAAGTTCTTCCTATGGCTACAAATTAATGCAAACACAAGCCTGGACCTTAATCAAAACCAATCCATCCGACAATACAACGACCTTTAGTACTTATGCAGCCGGAACCGCTTCTCCGGTATATTTTCAGGATCGCAAGTCGTATCAGTTCCCTAAATTTAGTTTCCGTTATGACAAAAAACCCTGCGCTATTGGACTAAAAGGCCCAGAACTTATTATTTTTAACCATACCGCCAACGCCATTCCTACCGAAATAACAAAAGAAATTCCCAAAACGTATCTTAGCGGCGATTTTAATGGCGACGGACTTACCGATCTTATTGCTGTTGATAAATCGGTACCCTATTCCTACCGGCAAGGTTGTAATTCCTATAACAACCAACGTCCCGGAGGTCAATCCTACTTTATCAATCTGGATAAAAGAATACCCTCTGGTTTTGTAAATAATGCCGGGCAGTTGACAATAACCAACTATAGCATTATTCGTGTTGTGGATTATAATGGTGATGGCAAATCGGACATTCTGGTTTTCGATTCCGGAAAAGTGACCGTATATACGCTTAACAATAACAACCTGTTAATTCAATTATGTACCTATGCTGATAGTAGCATTAATTTGAATTACCCAATCCTTATGGGGGACTATAATGGCGATGGAAAAGCCGACTTTATACTTCCAACCGGTAGCGGTCATAACTTTGTTAAATATTCATCCACAGGCATTTCTTTTTCAAAATCCAAGCATCATTATAGTATTCCGTATCACCCGAGTACGCAGGAAAATGATTGCTCTTTTGTGCGCCATATCATTCCAACCGATTTTAATTTAGACGGAAAAACGGATTTAATATACGTAGAGAATTTCGGTTGTTCGAACTCCGGAAAAGCCTCTATTACGGTTCAATATTATAAAAACACCAGTACCAATTTTGCCCCTGCCGGTAGTGCCTCAACTCCTGCTTCGTCTACTGTCGACCGATATTCCCTTCCGGCTTTTATCAGCTTTGACAAAATCAACAACAGTCAGGATATCAGTTTTATCGCTAAAAACAACATTTTTAATTTTAAAGCAGCCAAATCTAACGCAAAAGACACCACGTTAAATTCAATAACACTTGGTAATGGCGTACAAGACCGCATCACCTACCATCCGCTGATAGCTCCGGACACCAACACCTTTGATCTTGTATATAACGACAGTCCCAACATCGAAAACTATCCGAATGCCGATATCAGCAATGCCCCTTCTATTTCGGTAGTCTCCCGGCTGGAACGCCGAAGCAAAAACGAATATAAAAAACAGGATTATAAATATTGTGGTGCCGTATATAATGTGGAAGGACTGGGTTTCTTAGGTTTTCGCTCTACGATGAGTACCAATTGGTATAATGATCCCAATGAAATCATTTCCACTATTTCGAAATTCGATATTTCCAGACGCGGCGCTTTATCCGAAAGCTATACCGTTACCGGATTGGCTATCCCATCGGTGCATTTTACTCCGACTTCATTTATCAGTAAATCGATCATTACCTATTCGGCTACACTGCTTTCCAATAAGGTGTTTAAAATTAAGACAGACACCTCAACTACTATAAACAGTCTGAAAGGTACTACGACCGAAGTCTCCGCCTCCTATGATGATTTCCAGAACCTGTTAACCCATACAACGGTTGACAAACAAGGAAATACGGTTGACAAAAAAACGGTGGTCACTTTTGACTATTTCAACCAGCCGCAAGGGACTCCGTATAGCATTGGCCGCCCAACCAAAAAGAATACCGAAACCTATGGCTCCGACCAAATGAATACGGAGGAAATATATGCCTATAATGCCAATAATTTACTATCGGAAATCAAAACCAAAGGACATAATACGGATTATGTAACGACACGTTATGAATACGATACGTTCGGAAATGTCACAAAAAACACACTGACAGCAAACGGAATAACGCCGCGGATCAGTAGTATGGAATATGATCCAGGTGGTCGTTTTATCACGAAAAGCACCAGTATAGAAGGCCTAAATACTATCTACACCTATAACAACCATAGTGGATTACTATTAACCGTGACAACGCCCGATGGCAGAACCGTGGCCCATGAATATGATCTTTGGGGGCGAAAAACAAAAATAACCGATTACTTCAGTACTGTTTTTTCCTATTCGAATGTCGATGAAAAAACCAGGGTTACGGTTTCCGGTGACGACGGTAGCTATCGTGAATCGTTGTTGGATGATCTTGGAAGGCTTATCAAATCCGGGGTCAAAAACATCGATGGTTCGATTAGCTATACCGATTTTGTATACGATATTTTAGGTCGTAAAATCAAAAGTAGCGAACCCTATATCGGTTCGGCACCAAGCCAATGGAATGAAGTTACATTTGATCCATATGACCGGCTTGTCAAAAGTATCGCGGCAACCGGAAAAACCCAAACCATAACCTATTCCGGTTTAACGACCCGTGTATACGACGGTTTAAAAACCGAAAGTATCACCAAAAACGCGGCTAATAATGTCATTTCCAAAACCGATGATATCAGTTCGAATAATGCCATTAACCAACAATATTTTGCCAATGGTGGTTTAAAACAGGTAAATTATGGCGATAGCAGTATTACTATAGAACAAGATGGTTGGGGTAGAAAAACACAACTCAAAGATCCTTCAGCCGGCACCTATCAATACAGCTATAATTCGTTAGGAGCGATTACAAAAGAAACAACTCCAAATGGAGTCATCGATTATACATACGATCAATTTGGCCGTTTAGAAACGAAACAGATTAGTTCTACTGATAGCGACGTCCCTTACGCCTATTATATGTATAATCCGGATGGAACATTGGCCAGCAAAAATACCGATAATGCCAGTGTTGATGGCGATCAGGTGACTGAGGTCTATGAATATGATACTTTTAAAAGACCGAAAAAAATCATCTATGTTACAGCTACCAGTGAGTTTGTAAAAGAGCTAACATACGATAGTTTTGGAAGGGTTGAAAAAGAAAAACTAACGGCTACTTCACTAACAAATAATAAAACCAGTACCAAGACATTTAAATACACGTATAAAAATGGTTATGTCTACCAGATTATGGACGATGCTACCAGTCAGGTACTATGGTCTACCAATAATGTAAATCAAAGAGGGCAAACGATCAATGGTTCTTTTGGTAATGGTTTGACACAAGTAAACACGTATGATTCATTTGGTTTCCCTTCTGTTTTTGAAACCAAAAACACATCCGGATCACTGTTTAATTTTACAACTACGTTCGATCCGATCAGAGAGAACTTAAGCAGCCGTACGAATAGTTTATTTAACACGACCGAACCGTTTGAATACGACAATCAGGATCGTTTGGTAAAATGGAATAAAGAGTTGGTAACCCTTCACAACAATGATTTTAGTTCGGGAACAGCTGAGTTCGGAACACAATTGGGAGCAGTTGTAACCAATCAAAACGGCCAGCTAAAAGTAACCGCAACACAAGGTTATGCCGGTGTCATAAAGACCATCGTAACACAAGCTAAAATAGGGGACAAGTTTTCCATAAAAGTCAAAGTTGATAAAGGAACAACGAATAAAGTCCGCGTTTTAGTAGTAGAATCCGATCCGGCGAGCGGATTATGGAATGAATCATTTAAAGGTTACGCCCAAAATGGCATTCTTGAATTCGAACATACGGTTACACAATACCCTTATATCACTTTAAATATTGATAAAGATGGTACGGGTAATGATATTGGTACGGCAACAGTATTTCATATCGATGACTTATGGGTTGGAAAACAGCTTATTGAAAAACAGCACTACGACGACCGTGGTCGTATTACCGAAAACAATTTAGGTCAGTATAACTATACCGATGTCAATAAAACCTATCAAAACACCTCCATCGACCTCAACACGGAGGACACTTCCTACTATCAAAGCCGGGAAGGTATTTTTAACGATGGTATGGAAGCACAAAAAGGCTGGGAGCATCTTCTTAAATATGGCGGTGTTCCATCAGGATATCCAATCTACGACGATTCTAAAGCTAAATCCGGGAAATATTCTTTAAAAATTCACAGTCCTGGTTATATATTAACGGCACATTCCCTTAATTGGATTCCGATTGACAATCCGAACAGCGTCTCCTATACGTTTTCCGGATGGATATACAGCGACGGCCCCGCTTCGAGAATTCTTCTGTTTATGAATTCCGAAACCGAAACCGGTTATTATACCATTGTGGCCGATCAGTATACCGAAGTGACCAACCAATGGGTTTATTTGGAACGAACCATTCAAGTACCGTCTTATATCAAAAAACTAAGTATCCGCGTAGACAATAACGGTGGTGGCAATGTTTGGTTTGACGATATCCGAATTCGTAAAACCGATAATCCGAAAACCGATTTGCGCCAGTTGGACATTCAATATGATGTATTCCGAAAACCGAGGACAATTACGGAAACCGGTATCGAAAAAATCGACTTTAAATACAACGATAGCCACTACCGTACTTCGATGTTTTATGGTGGTTTACAAACCGATATCAAACAGCGGCAGTTTCGTAAGGATTATAGTTTCGACGGCAGTACTGAAATCACAACCAATCAGGCTACCGGAGAATCTTCTTTTGTCTTTTTTGTAGGTGGTGATGCCTATTCCGCCCCTGCAATTGTAAAAGACAACGGAACAACAGCCGAATACCTCTATTTACACCGTGACTATCAAGGCAGTATACTCGCGATTACCAATCAGGCGGGCGCTGTAGTCGAAAAACGCCTTTTTGACCCGTGGGGAAATATTGTAAAAATACAGGACGGACAAAGTCGCAATCTGGTTGGATTGACCGTTTTAGACAGAGGTTATACCGGACACGAACACCTGCAAAGCGTCGGAATTATCAATATGAACGGACGTTTATACGATCCGAAATTACGCCGGTTCCTGTCGTCGGACAACCACATTCAGGATCTGTATAATACGCAAAACTATAATCGCTATGGGTATTGTTTAAACAACCCGCTAAAATATGTGGATTATAGCGGGGAAATTTACGGTAATGAACATAACCATCCGGAAGGGCTTAGTTCCGGAGGGCAAATTGGCATTGGAAGTCTAATCCAATTAACGGTCTACAACTACGACCAATGGAGAATAAAAGACTGGAGTAATCAGGTTTTTAGTGCCCGAAATTATAACAATGCGGTTAATGGGGTGACTAACTTTATTGATTCTGGAGTCGGCTTTTTTAAATCGCTGTTTGGCGGCTCTCCTAAAACTCAGGCACAACCCATCGCAACACCGCAGTTTTCCAATTATCAAAGTACAACAGGTTGGCAGGAAAAGGGTTTTTTAGGTGGGGTTAAATATGGTGGCGATGGTAGTGGCAGTTTTATGGATTACCTGCATAAATTTGTATATTTAACCGATCAGCTAAATCCGATAGCTTTAGCTTGGGATGGACTAAGTGGCTATATCACCGGTGAGGATCGATACGGAAATGCGTTAAGTGGTGCGGAATCCGGGGTTAAATTAGTATCTGCAATTCCGATAGCTGAAGCAGAAATGCTAGCCGCGAATGCGTTATCGAAAGTTACTGCAAGAGTTAGTACTGGTTTTATTTCTAAAAGTATTGCAAAAGCGGGTGGTAATGTTGCCGCTAAAGGAGAAAAAGAACTGTTCAATTTTAGTGCAAGGGCTGCCGGACATATGGCAGAGAAAGGCAGAGCTGTACCTATTCAAATTTTAGAGCGAGCAATAAGAGGTTCTAAAGGAGTCGCAGATCCAAGAGGGTCACGAGCTTTAATGCATACAACCGAAATGTGGAAGAATGGAAAGATATATAATTTAGAAGTTCTTTACGATAAAACAACAAACTCTATTTGGCATTTTAAGTACTGTCCAAAATAA
- a CDS encoding class I SAM-dependent methyltransferase: MRFLTLEDIKDVFIKLHQRGPNFLLSKLKITPYARTISAFNEEKIDSANFWIIPEVRRRWNRLITGHSDIGYEAFLSANYFQNTKEFKVLALGSGDCSHELLLAELNPHWQIDCFDFCEKRLNSAIKTAKDKKLNNIFFYLENIVTYNFDSQKYNAVFFHASLHHFDKIPHFLKHTVIHSLKPKGYLIINEYVGKNRLQYSKEQIKQINKALQSIPKEYRKIYKTRHYKNHYYGNGIFKMIIADPSECVDSESILPAIYTHFDIVLEKPYGNNLLHSTLKDIAHHFIENDNYTADKQQVLQNLFKMEDNFLQSNPSDYVFGIYQLKNKE; encoded by the coding sequence ATGCGTTTCCTAACACTAGAAGACATCAAAGACGTTTTTATTAAGTTGCATCAAAGAGGGCCAAATTTCCTATTGTCCAAACTGAAAATAACACCTTATGCCCGAACAATAAGTGCTTTCAATGAAGAAAAAATAGACAGTGCCAATTTTTGGATTATCCCTGAAGTCAGACGAAGATGGAATCGCTTAATTACCGGTCATTCCGATATTGGCTATGAAGCATTTCTCAGCGCGAATTATTTTCAAAACACTAAAGAGTTCAAAGTACTGGCACTCGGCTCAGGTGATTGTAGTCATGAACTACTACTCGCAGAACTAAACCCGCACTGGCAAATCGATTGTTTTGATTTCTGTGAAAAACGATTAAATAGCGCCATCAAAACCGCTAAAGACAAAAAACTAAATAATATTTTTTTCTATCTGGAGAATATTGTAACCTATAATTTTGATTCCCAAAAATATAATGCCGTATTCTTCCATGCTTCGCTACACCATTTCGACAAAATCCCGCATTTCCTAAAGCATACCGTTATACACAGTCTAAAACCAAAAGGATATTTGATCATCAATGAATATGTTGGAAAAAACCGACTTCAATATTCAAAGGAACAAATTAAACAAATCAACAAAGCACTACAGTCTATTCCGAAAGAATACCGAAAAATTTACAAAACAAGGCATTATAAAAACCATTACTACGGCAATGGGATTTTTAAAATGATTATTGCAGATCCTTCCGAATGTGTGGATTCAGAAAGTATACTCCCTGCCATTTATACCCACTTTGATATCGTTTTAGAAAAACCATATGGCAACAATTTACTTCATAGCACCTTAAAAGATATTGCACATCATTTTATAGAAAATGACAACTATACCGCCGATAAGCAACAGGTTTTACAAAATCTTTTTAAAATGGAGGACAACTTTCTACAATCTAATCCGAGCGATTATGTTTTTGGTATCTACCAGTTAAAAAATAAAGAGTAG
- a CDS encoding LemA family protein, with product MRKALIISITVFLIITLLIVGLYFVYKNSTKNNLDNKLKTVNNNWTELLKTQDKNNNLLRILITGSPQNIQYSDSLNIYLIEYNANRKDIGERNPDFVYKQYLANKYMLPLIKFYSENHQLANVEKKNILKNTLDNIEKTNKIIKKYNSSVRDYNLYYSSFPNFVIAKSYGFKRKDYFEMQFGVDNKDPKIAKKERREWQRKIEMEHGLSE from the coding sequence ATGAGAAAAGCATTAATAATTTCAATAACCGTATTTTTAATTATTACTTTGTTAATTGTAGGTTTATATTTTGTGTATAAGAATAGTACTAAAAATAATTTAGATAATAAACTAAAAACTGTCAATAACAATTGGACTGAATTACTAAAAACTCAAGATAAAAATAACAATCTTTTGAGAATTTTAATTACCGGAAGTCCACAAAACATTCAATATTCAGATAGCTTGAATATCTATTTAATAGAATATAATGCAAATCGAAAAGATATTGGAGAACGTAATCCCGATTTTGTTTATAAACAATATTTGGCAAATAAGTATATGCTACCCCTCATAAAGTTCTATTCTGAAAATCACCAATTAGCCAATGTTGAAAAGAAAAACATACTAAAGAATACACTAGATAATATAGAAAAAACTAATAAGATTATTAAAAAATACAATTCGAGTGTTAGGGATTATAATTTATACTATTCTTCATTTCCTAATTTTGTAATAGCAAAGTCATATGGTTTTAAAAGAAAAGATTATTTTGAAATGCAATTTGGTGTGGACAATAAAGATCCAAAAATAGCTAAAAAAGAAAGAAGAGAGTGGCAACGAAAAATTGAAATGGAGCACGGATTAAGCGAGTAG
- a CDS encoding tlde1 domain-containing protein — MGRRQCYVLYAFSQWRSDTTSGENFWRNRVFSARNYNNAVNGVTNFIDSGVGFFKSLFGGSPKTQAQPIATPQFSNFKSIQGWQNTGFSNNANSGLSYALHPLEQRGADYLVYNGTEIIWFDGKGKVIDRFPATSGLPGYQNSSMQNTPNAGPIPEGNYNTNLSLDTNRTVAINASTGETLPGMGIQKIPSTYTTNSGNTYSYPGWGTIRARLTPSSETNTFGRSNFYLHNSHKGYSHGCIEVGKGFFPKLINYAQTHSSIKIIVNYPTPNTSTLGKTYY; from the coding sequence TTGGGAAGAAGACAATGTTATGTTTTATATGCATTTTCGCAATGGAGAAGCGATACGACAAGTGGAGAAAACTTCTGGAGGAATCGTGTTTTTAGTGCCCGAAATTATAACAATGCGGTTAATGGGGTGACTAACTTTATTGATTCTGGAGTCGGCTTTTTTAAATCGCTGTTTGGCGGCTCTCCTAAAACTCAGGCACAGCCCATCGCAACACCGCAGTTTTCCAATTTTAAAAGTATACAGGGATGGCAGAATACCGGATTTAGTAATAACGCTAATAGTGGGTTGAGTTATGCACTTCATCCATTAGAACAAAGAGGAGCCGATTATCTTGTTTATAATGGAACAGAGATTATTTGGTTCGATGGAAAAGGAAAGGTTATTGATCGATTTCCGGCAACATCTGGGTTACCTGGATATCAAAATTCAAGCATGCAAAATACGCCTAATGCTGGCCCAATACCTGAAGGAAATTATAATACTAATTTAAGTTTAGATACTAACAGAACTGTAGCCATTAATGCTTCTACTGGAGAAACTCTTCCTGGAATGGGAATTCAAAAAATACCATCTACATATACAACAAATTCAGGAAACACATATAGCTATCCCGGTTGGGGTACAATAAGAGCAAGATTAACTCCCAGTTCAGAAACAAATACTTTTGGCAGAAGTAATTTTTATTTACACAATTCTCATAAAGGATACTCACATGGTTGTATCGAAGTCGGAAAGGGATTTTTCCCTAAACTAATTAATTATGCTCAAACACATTCATCAATAAAAATTATTGTTAATTATCCAACGCCTAATACTTCGACGTTAGGCAAAACGTATTACTAA
- a CDS encoding riboflavin synthase, whose translation MFTGIIETLGTIRNIRKENDNIHIQVQSSITNELKIDQSVSHNGVCLTVVAIDGDTYTVTAIKETLDKTNLGSWQTGDLINLERGMKLGDRLDGHIVQGHVDQTGICKSIQDANGSFYFTFEYDQQLRNITIEKGSITVNGVSLTVVNSKENEFSVAIIPYTMEHTNFKNFKVGTTINLEFDVIGKYVSRLHELRQ comes from the coding sequence ATGTTTACAGGAATTATCGAAACTCTCGGAACCATCCGGAACATCCGAAAAGAAAACGACAATATTCACATTCAGGTCCAATCTTCCATAACCAACGAACTTAAAATTGACCAAAGTGTTTCCCATAATGGAGTCTGCTTAACCGTGGTTGCTATTGATGGCGACACCTATACAGTAACCGCCATAAAAGAGACGCTCGACAAAACCAATTTAGGCAGTTGGCAGACAGGAGATTTGATCAACCTGGAAAGAGGAATGAAACTAGGCGATCGTCTGGACGGTCATATTGTTCAGGGTCATGTGGACCAGACCGGAATCTGCAAAAGTATACAGGATGCGAATGGCAGTTTTTATTTCACATTTGAATACGATCAGCAGTTACGCAACATCACGATCGAAAAAGGCTCTATTACCGTTAACGGTGTCAGTCTTACCGTGGTTAACTCTAAAGAAAACGAGTTTAGTGTTGCCATCATACCCTATACTATGGAGCACACTAACTTTAAAAATTTTAAAGTCGGCACTACCATTAATCTGGAATTTGATGTAATTGGAAAATACGTCAGCAGATTACACGAACTGCGACAATAA
- a CDS encoding polymorphic toxin type 24 domain-containing protein, giving the protein MLAANALSKVTARISSGFATRSIAKAGSNVGAREIPKVTEQALEISNRIKKNSINIRTPNKTLHFALQGATYKGVSTPHIQQSLPNINPKTGQIFWNKDKQWVRPMPQQDIRIIQNYLKRK; this is encoded by the coding sequence ATGCTAGCCGCGAATGCGTTATCAAAAGTTACTGCAAGAATTAGTAGTGGTTTTGCAACTAGAAGTATTGCAAAAGCGGGGAGTAACGTTGGCGCTAGAGAAATACCTAAAGTTACAGAACAAGCATTAGAAATCAGTAATCGTATTAAGAAAAACTCTATCAACATAAGAACCCCAAATAAAACTTTACATTTTGCTCTTCAAGGAGCAACATATAAGGGAGTTTCAACCCCTCATATACAGCAATCTTTACCAAATATTAATCCAAAAACAGGCCAAATATTTTGGAATAAAGATAAACAATGGGTTCGACCAATGCCTCAACAAGATATTAGAATTATACAAAATTATCTTAAAAGAAAATAA